The following proteins come from a genomic window of Spongiibacter tropicus DSM 19543:
- the rdgB gene encoding RdgB/HAM1 family non-canonical purine NTP pyrophosphatase, whose translation MSSKIVVATGNRGKLAEFSQLLGERFELLSQKDLKVDEAEETGLSFVENALLKARNAAAQTGLPALADDSGLCVNALNGAPGIYSARYAGDGASDTDNNAKLVEKLAGENNRRAHFHCALVFVRHATDPAPLICEGRWPGEIIDTARGGNGFGYDPHFYVAALDKTAAELPPEEKNRLSHRGQAVAAFVERFKEEMR comes from the coding sequence GTGAGCAGCAAAATTGTGGTGGCCACCGGCAATCGGGGCAAGCTCGCCGAATTCAGCCAATTGCTGGGCGAGCGCTTCGAGCTACTCAGCCAGAAAGACCTGAAGGTAGACGAAGCCGAGGAGACCGGCCTGAGCTTTGTTGAAAATGCGCTGCTCAAAGCCCGCAATGCCGCCGCCCAGACCGGCCTTCCCGCGCTGGCGGACGACTCCGGCCTCTGCGTGAACGCGCTCAATGGCGCCCCCGGCATCTACTCCGCCCGCTACGCAGGCGATGGCGCCAGCGACACCGACAACAACGCCAAACTCGTTGAGAAACTGGCAGGCGAGAACAACCGCCGCGCCCATTTTCACTGCGCACTGGTGTTTGTGCGCCACGCCACCGACCCCGCCCCCCTCATCTGTGAAGGCCGCTGGCCCGGCGAAATTATCGATACCGCCAGAGGCGGCAACGGCTTCGGCTACGATCCTCACTTTTACGTCGCGGCGCTGGATAAAACCGCAGCGGAACTCCCTCCGGAAGAAAAGAACCGACTCAGCCATCGCGGCCAGGCCGTCGCCGCATTTGTTGAGCGGTTTAAAGAAGAAATGCGATAG
- a CDS encoding DUF4426 domain-containing protein, with protein sequence MRVFKRLNILLISLIAALPAIAQEDTPPEAAPTSKQFGDVTVHFTVLNTSFLSPQVARSYGIVRGDNKFLMNVAVSKQEEQRSRALRAEVSGSSSDLIHRTPLEFREVIEQDAIYYIAELEIDSKRERRDFRLSVKTDERPQPYDIQFNKQLYRDGD encoded by the coding sequence ATGCGCGTTTTTAAGCGGCTTAACATTCTGTTGATCAGCCTGATCGCGGCGCTGCCCGCGATCGCGCAAGAAGACACGCCCCCCGAGGCCGCGCCGACCAGCAAACAGTTTGGCGATGTCACTGTGCACTTTACTGTGCTGAACACCAGCTTTCTCAGCCCACAGGTGGCTCGCAGTTACGGGATCGTGCGCGGCGACAACAAGTTTTTAATGAATGTTGCCGTCAGCAAACAGGAGGAGCAGCGCAGTCGCGCCTTGCGCGCCGAGGTCAGCGGCAGCAGCTCCGACCTGATTCACCGCACCCCGCTGGAATTTCGCGAAGTGATTGAACAGGACGCGATTTACTACATCGCCGAGTTGGAAATCGACAGTAAGCGCGAACGCAGGGACTTTCGCTTGAGCGTAAAAACGGACGAGCGCCCACAGCCCTACGACATCCAGTTCAACAAACAGCTTTACCGCGACGGAGACTGA
- a CDS encoding acyltransferase family protein, whose product MAQLVRKGAGMEYRREVDGLRAVAVLPVILFHAGSSFFKGGFVGVDVFFVISGYLISTIIFSEVERGRFSIINFYERRARRILPALFLVIFASIPFAWLWMLPSYFNDFSKSLIFVPLFSSNILFWTESGYFGGINELKPLLHTWSLAVEEQYYVFFPIFAMIFWRNKKNVFFVLLIAATVASFLAAEWASSHKPSAAFFLLPARVWELFVGVFSALALKNGLDSKVSSRCGNYLSWLGLMFVVASIFLYDQYTPFPGVYALLPTVGTGLIIVFSSKDNSLGRFLGGRIFVWVGLVSYSAYLWHQPIFAFARHRSVGEPSESLMYFLSVLSIALAYLSWKYVEAPFRDKSRFSRGKIFLLSGCGSLLICAAGVFGYLNKGFDGRFSSDQISALSVKDESSWKDFDVCAVSGVGVTEILAKDCLESYNGPFVYLIGDSHAASISKALREALSEKGVRLVSWTENGCFPIPGTSRLPVIENGLHERYRAEVFNFIANHPAPVIISARWRLYLEGHRFDNQEGGVESGKNSKHYVVSDLSSDIYSYVESELIGLSRTVPLVIVSQIPEAGWSVPESISKRKIYGEPPSLSTSRLVFEEANNRVNLLMNRLSSVATVVYPDELLCNRVSNRCMNNDEDLVPLYRDDNHPSYLLSKWISNFIVEKNTGLISLKKAGDEGVSM is encoded by the coding sequence ATGGCACAGCTAGTTCGCAAGGGGGCGGGAATGGAGTATAGAAGGGAAGTGGATGGGCTACGTGCAGTTGCGGTCTTGCCCGTCATTCTTTTTCACGCGGGGTCATCTTTCTTCAAAGGTGGGTTTGTTGGTGTCGATGTTTTCTTTGTTATAAGTGGATACCTCATATCTACAATAATATTTTCTGAGGTTGAGCGAGGTCGATTTAGTATTATAAACTTCTATGAACGGCGCGCGAGGAGGATACTGCCCGCTCTTTTTTTGGTTATTTTTGCGTCTATTCCATTTGCTTGGCTTTGGATGCTCCCTTCATATTTTAATGACTTCTCTAAAAGTCTAATATTTGTTCCTTTGTTTTCGTCTAATATACTTTTCTGGACTGAGTCGGGGTATTTTGGAGGCATAAATGAGCTTAAGCCTCTTCTGCACACTTGGAGTTTGGCTGTAGAGGAGCAGTATTACGTTTTTTTCCCTATATTTGCCATGATTTTTTGGCGGAATAAGAAAAATGTTTTTTTTGTGCTTCTTATTGCTGCTACTGTTGCCAGTTTTTTGGCTGCAGAATGGGCTTCGTCGCATAAGCCAAGCGCAGCTTTTTTCCTGCTTCCTGCCCGGGTTTGGGAGCTGTTTGTTGGAGTATTTTCTGCGCTTGCTTTGAAGAATGGATTAGATAGTAAAGTTTCTTCTAGATGCGGAAATTATTTATCGTGGCTTGGCTTGATGTTTGTGGTCGCGTCAATATTTTTATATGACCAATATACCCCGTTTCCTGGTGTGTATGCACTCCTGCCAACGGTTGGTACCGGTTTGATAATCGTTTTTTCAAGTAAGGATAATTCGTTAGGGCGATTCCTAGGTGGCCGAATTTTTGTATGGGTCGGGTTGGTTAGCTACAGTGCATACCTTTGGCATCAGCCAATTTTTGCGTTTGCACGGCATAGGAGTGTTGGTGAGCCGTCGGAATCTCTCATGTATTTTTTATCTGTGCTATCTATCGCCTTGGCATATCTCAGTTGGAAATATGTAGAAGCCCCTTTTAGAGATAAAAGTAGATTTTCTAGGGGAAAAATTTTCCTACTGAGTGGGTGTGGCTCCTTATTGATTTGCGCTGCGGGCGTTTTTGGGTACCTTAACAAAGGTTTCGATGGGCGGTTTTCTTCAGATCAAATATCTGCTCTTTCTGTCAAGGATGAGTCTTCTTGGAAGGACTTCGATGTTTGTGCTGTGTCAGGTGTCGGTGTGACTGAAATATTGGCGAAGGATTGTTTAGAAAGTTACAACGGCCCCTTCGTGTATCTGATAGGTGATTCTCATGCTGCTTCAATCTCAAAAGCTCTTCGGGAGGCTCTCAGCGAGAAGGGTGTCAGGCTGGTTTCATGGACGGAGAACGGCTGTTTTCCGATTCCCGGTACATCTAGGCTTCCTGTTATAGAAAATGGGTTGCACGAACGATACAGGGCTGAGGTTTTTAATTTTATTGCTAATCATCCGGCTCCAGTTATTATATCGGCCCGTTGGCGGTTATATTTGGAGGGGCATCGATTTGATAATCAGGAAGGTGGTGTAGAGTCAGGGAAGAACTCTAAACACTATGTTGTTTCAGACCTAAGTAGTGATATTTATTCTTATGTCGAGAGTGAGTTGATCGGTCTTTCTCGTACAGTTCCCCTGGTTATAGTCAGTCAGATACCAGAGGCTGGCTGGAGCGTTCCTGAAAGTATTTCTAAAAGAAAAATATACGGGGAGCCTCCATCGTTGTCGACGAGCAGACTAGTTTTTGAAGAAGCTAATAATCGGGTAAATTTGCTGATGAATAGGTTGTCTAGTGTCGCGACTGTGGTTTATCCCGATGAGTTGCTGTGTAATAGGGTGTCTAATAGATGTATGAATAACGACGAAGACTTGGTTCCCCTGTATCGTGACGATAATCATCCTTCATATCTTTTGTCGAAATGGATTTCAAATTTTATAGTAGAGAAAAACACGGGGTTAATTAGCCTTAAGAAAGCCGGAGACGAAGGGGTTTCTATGTAG
- a CDS encoding TIGR03545 family protein — MLKWIPRVLLLLVVLVIATVLFAMEPIAKWAIESEGSKAVGARVTVDSVDIKLYPTHVALNGLTVANPQEPMRNLLESERISADVDTKALLKQQVIADQVLLSGLQLYTERSTPGTLDGSMPPPKPEQEGSGMPSITLPDANAIMSEEQAIIQAEVNDIENGFKSLESKWQEKSKTLPKEETFNEFKQRWEALKKKNTLERLAGAKQLRDDIKDELKQFKGLNKELGADIDMAKSLTQRAAKLPSAQSQRIMSKYGIDQGTEGMLRFLVGDEATAMVQRGLTLYRETVGDLASKEPEPTQPEASSELPVNILIREILIDGYQMVGEEKLAYSGEIRDVTDKQDYWNKPITMLLKGGVNNASQLQIDGIFDQRGDALKSAFNMALKQLALSGISLSQSPQLPLQLEKGLADINANFAVDGSDLSGSVKGLVNQAKLLVANASSENDTAQRLAKALESVSKLVMNLNVGGSVSDPIVKLKSNLDSIIGDVLGEELKGQLKEVEADVKTKIQSKYGDDLNRLQEKRELLADYQSLLGDREAALRAIMKELM; from the coding sequence ATGCTGAAATGGATACCGCGCGTCCTGCTACTGCTGGTCGTGCTCGTGATTGCCACGGTGCTATTTGCCATGGAACCCATCGCCAAATGGGCCATAGAAAGCGAGGGCAGCAAGGCCGTCGGCGCTCGAGTAACGGTGGATAGCGTCGACATCAAACTTTATCCCACCCATGTCGCACTGAATGGCCTGACGGTTGCCAATCCGCAGGAACCGATGCGCAACCTGTTGGAAAGCGAGCGCATTTCTGCCGATGTGGATACGAAGGCCCTGCTCAAACAGCAGGTAATTGCAGATCAAGTGCTGCTCTCGGGACTCCAGCTCTACACCGAGCGCAGCACACCGGGCACGCTGGACGGCAGTATGCCTCCACCCAAACCGGAGCAGGAAGGCAGTGGCATGCCGAGTATCACCCTGCCCGATGCCAACGCCATTATGAGCGAAGAGCAGGCGATTATTCAGGCCGAGGTCAATGACATCGAAAACGGCTTTAAGTCGCTGGAAAGCAAATGGCAGGAAAAGTCGAAAACCCTGCCCAAGGAAGAAACCTTCAATGAATTCAAACAACGCTGGGAAGCGCTGAAGAAGAAAAACACCCTTGAACGCCTGGCCGGTGCCAAACAGCTCCGCGACGATATCAAAGACGAGCTGAAGCAATTCAAAGGGCTTAACAAAGAGCTCGGCGCCGATATCGACATGGCTAAATCACTTACCCAGCGCGCCGCCAAACTGCCCTCGGCCCAGAGCCAGCGCATTATGAGTAAGTACGGTATCGACCAGGGTACCGAAGGCATGCTGCGTTTTCTGGTTGGCGATGAAGCCACCGCGATGGTTCAGCGCGGCCTGACGCTCTACCGTGAAACCGTAGGCGACCTGGCAAGCAAAGAGCCCGAACCCACGCAACCGGAAGCCAGCAGTGAATTGCCGGTGAACATTCTTATCCGCGAAATCCTGATTGACGGCTATCAAATGGTCGGTGAAGAAAAGCTGGCGTACTCCGGAGAAATCCGCGACGTCACCGACAAACAGGATTATTGGAACAAGCCCATCACCATGCTGCTGAAAGGTGGCGTCAATAATGCCTCGCAATTGCAGATAGACGGCATCTTCGACCAACGCGGTGACGCGCTCAAAAGTGCATTCAATATGGCACTAAAGCAGTTGGCACTGTCCGGAATCTCGCTGTCACAGAGCCCGCAATTGCCTCTGCAACTTGAAAAAGGGCTGGCGGATATCAACGCCAACTTTGCCGTTGACGGCAGTGACCTCAGTGGCTCCGTCAAAGGCTTGGTCAATCAGGCCAAATTGCTGGTCGCGAATGCCAGCAGCGAGAATGATACCGCCCAGCGGCTCGCCAAAGCTCTGGAGAGCGTCAGCAAGCTGGTAATGAACCTGAACGTCGGCGGGAGTGTCAGTGACCCCATCGTCAAATTGAAGTCGAACCTCGACAGTATTATTGGCGATGTCCTCGGTGAGGAGCTGAAGGGCCAGCTAAAAGAGGTTGAGGCCGACGTCAAAACTAAAATTCAGTCAAAATATGGCGACGACCTCAATCGTCTGCAGGAAAAACGCGAGCTGCTTGCCGACTACCAGAGTCTGCTGGGCGATCGCGAAGCGGCGCTGCGGGCGATTATGAAAGAACTGATGTAA
- the galE gene encoding UDP-glucose 4-epimerase GalE — protein sequence MNEEDMATILVTGGAGYIGSHTVVELQQQGHAVVVLDNLVNSNIKVLERIEQITGIAPEFVHADIRDAEALDRVFGSYAIDAVIHFAGLKAVGESVEQPLKYYENNVNGTLVLCEAMARAEVFRLVFSSSATVYGPDAPVPYEETMPLGQPSSPYGASKAMVERVLADICVADDRWAIAALRYFNPIGAHESGLIGEDPLGIPNNLMPFISRVAVGKLEQLAIFGDDYETPDGTCIRDYLHVVDLADGHCRALQVLDQPGLHAINLGTGNGVSVLEMVTAFVEVTGQNVPYQYAPRRSGDLPAFWANADKAATLLGWRAASSLEKMMEDTWRWQSQNPDGYRDQ from the coding sequence ATGAACGAGGAAGACATGGCAACGATTCTGGTTACTGGCGGTGCAGGCTATATCGGCAGCCACACGGTGGTTGAACTGCAGCAGCAGGGGCACGCGGTTGTTGTTCTGGACAACTTGGTAAACAGCAATATAAAAGTGCTTGAGCGGATAGAGCAGATCACGGGTATTGCCCCGGAGTTTGTTCACGCGGATATCCGTGATGCCGAAGCGCTTGATCGGGTATTTGGGAGTTACGCGATTGATGCAGTGATTCATTTCGCCGGTTTGAAAGCGGTGGGAGAGAGCGTCGAGCAACCACTGAAGTATTACGAGAATAACGTGAATGGCACGTTGGTGCTGTGCGAAGCCATGGCCAGAGCGGAGGTATTTCGTTTGGTCTTCAGCTCTTCGGCAACCGTGTATGGCCCTGATGCGCCGGTGCCCTACGAGGAAACGATGCCTCTCGGGCAGCCCTCAAGCCCCTATGGCGCCTCCAAGGCGATGGTTGAGCGGGTGTTGGCGGATATCTGCGTGGCAGATGACCGCTGGGCCATTGCCGCGCTGCGCTATTTTAATCCGATCGGTGCCCATGAGTCGGGCTTGATTGGCGAGGATCCGCTGGGTATTCCCAACAATCTGATGCCCTTTATCAGTCGTGTTGCGGTGGGCAAGCTGGAGCAGTTGGCGATTTTTGGTGACGATTATGAAACGCCTGATGGCACCTGCATTCGCGATTATTTGCATGTGGTGGATTTGGCCGATGGCCACTGTCGTGCCCTGCAGGTACTGGATCAGCCGGGCTTACACGCGATTAATCTTGGCACAGGTAATGGCGTTTCTGTTCTGGAGATGGTGACGGCGTTTGTCGAAGTCACTGGCCAGAATGTGCCGTATCAGTATGCGCCGCGTAGAAGCGGTGATCTTCCCGCGTTTTGGGCAAATGCCGATAAGGCGGCGACGCTTCTTGGTTGGCGTGCGGCAAGCAGCCTGGAAAAAATGATGGAAGATACCTGGCGTTGGCAAAGCCAGAATCCAGATGGTTATCGCGATCAGTAA
- a CDS encoding UDP-glucose dehydrogenase family protein: MKVTVFGIGYVGLVQAAVLAGVGHNVVCVDVNAERVKNLKKGLIPIYEPGLEPLVKANVEAGRLHFTTDAEQGVKHGVVQFIAVGTPPDEDGSADLQYVLAVAKTIATYMESHRIIVDKSTVPVGTADKVKAAVEAVLSERGVDVPFDVVSNPEFLKEGAAVADCQRPDRIVIGTDNPKVEEKMRELYAPFNRNHEKLIVMDVRSAELTKYAANCMLATKISFMNEIANLAERLGADVEKVRQGIGSDPRIGYHFIYPGCGYGGSCFPKDVQALVRTAEKVGYVPELLRSVESVNRRQKNKLFDGLSAYFDGDLGGKKIALWGLSFKPNTDDMRDAPSRVLMEALWAAGASVQAYDPEAMNETQRIYGSRPDLTLMGTKEAALSGADALVVCTEWNVFKAPDFEEIKAALSHPVIVDGRNQYDPELVEGYGLAYYGIGRGRSVRIVEG, encoded by the coding sequence ATGAAAGTAACAGTTTTTGGGATTGGTTATGTTGGTTTAGTGCAGGCCGCTGTGCTGGCCGGTGTTGGTCACAATGTCGTATGTGTTGATGTCAACGCCGAACGGGTTAAGAATCTTAAAAAGGGGTTGATCCCAATATATGAGCCCGGCTTGGAACCATTGGTTAAAGCCAATGTCGAGGCTGGCCGTTTACATTTCACCACCGATGCAGAGCAAGGTGTGAAGCATGGTGTCGTTCAGTTTATCGCTGTGGGGACACCGCCAGATGAAGATGGTTCGGCTGATTTGCAGTATGTGTTGGCGGTCGCCAAAACTATTGCCACATACATGGAATCTCATCGGATTATTGTCGACAAATCTACGGTGCCCGTCGGTACGGCGGATAAGGTCAAGGCGGCCGTTGAAGCGGTGCTGAGTGAACGGGGCGTCGATGTGCCGTTTGATGTGGTATCCAATCCTGAGTTTTTGAAGGAGGGTGCAGCGGTTGCCGATTGTCAGCGCCCTGATCGGATTGTTATCGGTACGGATAACCCGAAGGTTGAAGAAAAGATGCGCGAGCTGTATGCGCCTTTCAACCGGAATCATGAAAAGTTGATAGTGATGGATGTGCGCTCGGCTGAGCTGACTAAGTACGCAGCTAACTGTATGTTGGCGACCAAGATCAGTTTTATGAATGAGATCGCTAATCTGGCTGAGCGCCTGGGTGCCGATGTTGAGAAAGTGCGTCAGGGTATTGGTTCTGATCCACGTATTGGTTACCACTTTATTTATCCTGGCTGTGGCTATGGCGGATCATGTTTCCCGAAGGATGTTCAGGCGTTGGTGCGGACGGCTGAAAAGGTTGGCTATGTGCCGGAGTTATTGCGTTCTGTCGAGTCAGTAAACCGTAGGCAAAAGAATAAGCTGTTTGATGGACTCTCTGCGTATTTCGATGGTGATCTTGGCGGTAAGAAAATCGCACTCTGGGGCTTATCGTTTAAACCCAATACTGACGATATGCGAGATGCCCCGAGTCGGGTGTTGATGGAAGCCTTATGGGCGGCAGGGGCTAGTGTTCAAGCCTACGATCCCGAGGCGATGAATGAGACCCAGCGTATTTATGGCAGTCGCCCTGATCTGACGTTGATGGGGACTAAAGAAGCCGCATTAAGTGGTGCGGATGCCTTGGTTGTGTGTACAGAATGGAACGTGTTTAAGGCGCCGGATTTTGAAGAGATTAAGGCCGCACTGTCGCATCCGGTAATTGTAGATGGTCGGAATCAGTATGACCCGGAATTGGTTGAGGGTTATGGTTTGGCGTATTACGGCATCGGTCGTGGGCGGAGTGTTCGGATTGTTGAGGGTTAG
- a CDS encoding mannose-1-phosphate guanylyltransferase/mannose-6-phosphate isomerase has protein sequence MYAVVMAGGSGSRLWPASRGRFPKQFLAITGEKTMLQETLARLHGVATDGSTVICNEEHRFIVAQQAHEAGEKLSSIILEPVGRNTAPAIALAAFDLLEQSESSSPLMLVMAADHLIQDVKAFQEAVAKASVEAEAGNLVTFGIVPESAHTGYGYIRRGASQGVAYKVEEFVEKPDADTAQSYLDNGGYYWNSGMFMFAADAYLAELEAHRPDIYAACKQAYAERSRDVDFLRVGTEAFSECPDDSVDYAVMEKTSKAVVVPLSAGWSDVGAWSSLWEVADGNDDGNVVSGDVLTHNTRNSYIRAEHRLVATVGLSDVVVVESNDAVLVADKHQVQDVKKIVEQLKLEGRNEVLHHRHVHRPWGVYDSIDNGERYQVKRITVNPGAKLSVQMHHHRAEHWIVVSGTAKVTNGDKEIMLTENQSTYIPVGVVHALENPGVIPLELIEVQSGSYLGEDDIVRFEDRYGRAPAEAK, from the coding sequence ATGTACGCAGTCGTGATGGCCGGCGGTAGTGGAAGCCGTTTGTGGCCAGCTAGTCGAGGGCGTTTTCCAAAACAGTTTCTGGCCATTACTGGTGAAAAAACGATGCTGCAGGAAACGCTGGCGCGGCTGCATGGTGTTGCGACCGATGGCAGCACGGTTATCTGCAACGAGGAGCATCGCTTTATTGTTGCTCAGCAGGCGCATGAGGCCGGAGAGAAGTTGTCGTCGATAATTCTTGAACCAGTGGGAAGAAACACTGCCCCGGCTATCGCCCTGGCGGCATTTGATCTTCTTGAACAAAGCGAGTCATCTTCGCCGTTGATGCTGGTGATGGCTGCGGATCACCTCATTCAGGATGTTAAGGCGTTTCAGGAGGCGGTGGCGAAGGCCTCTGTTGAAGCGGAAGCCGGGAATCTTGTGACATTTGGTATTGTGCCGGAGAGCGCACATACCGGGTATGGCTATATTCGCCGTGGCGCATCACAAGGGGTGGCTTATAAAGTTGAAGAGTTTGTAGAAAAGCCGGACGCGGATACAGCACAGTCCTATTTGGATAATGGCGGCTACTACTGGAATAGCGGTATGTTCATGTTTGCGGCAGATGCCTATCTGGCCGAGCTGGAAGCCCATCGGCCTGATATTTACGCGGCGTGTAAGCAGGCCTATGCCGAGCGAAGTCGGGATGTGGATTTTCTGCGTGTGGGCACGGAGGCATTTTCCGAGTGCCCGGACGACTCCGTTGACTACGCGGTAATGGAAAAAACCAGTAAAGCTGTTGTGGTGCCGTTATCTGCTGGCTGGAGTGATGTTGGGGCTTGGTCGTCACTGTGGGAAGTGGCCGATGGCAATGATGATGGCAATGTCGTGTCTGGCGATGTGCTGACCCATAATACCCGCAACAGTTATATCCGCGCTGAACATCGTCTGGTGGCAACTGTGGGGCTGAGCGATGTGGTCGTTGTTGAAAGCAACGATGCGGTTCTCGTTGCAGACAAGCATCAGGTTCAGGATGTGAAGAAGATCGTTGAGCAGTTGAAGCTCGAAGGACGGAACGAGGTGCTGCATCACCGCCATGTTCATCGGCCCTGGGGCGTTTACGATTCCATTGATAATGGCGAGCGCTATCAAGTTAAGCGTATTACCGTGAATCCTGGCGCGAAGTTATCGGTGCAAATGCATCATCACCGCGCTGAGCATTGGATTGTCGTGTCAGGTACGGCAAAAGTGACCAATGGCGATAAGGAAATTATGCTCACGGAAAACCAGTCGACATACATTCCTGTTGGTGTGGTGCATGCCTTGGAAAACCCCGGGGTGATTCCGCTGGAGCTGATTGAGGTTCAGTCGGGCTCGTACCTGGGTGAGGACGACATTGTGCGCTTTGAAGACCGTTACGGCAGGGCGCCTGCTGAAGCAAAGTGA
- the metW gene encoding methionine biosynthesis protein MetW, with product MRFDLTLIQPWIKPGARVLDLGCGDGTLLKTLGDEKQVSGLGLEIDPDNITEALNKGVNVIEHDLNTGLGNFRDDSFDVVVMTLALQTLRYPHLVIDEMLRVGRECIVTFPNFGHWRSRWHLSGRGRMPVSKFLPYAWYDTPNIHFCTVRDFEVLCAERHIRILNSSVVSGDNTQGALAQRFPNLLGVTAVYHISK from the coding sequence ATGCGTTTTGACCTGACCCTGATCCAACCCTGGATTAAACCCGGCGCCCGCGTTCTCGACCTCGGCTGTGGCGACGGGACGCTGCTGAAAACCCTCGGCGATGAAAAACAAGTGTCCGGTCTGGGCTTGGAAATCGACCCCGATAACATCACCGAGGCGCTGAACAAAGGCGTGAACGTGATTGAACACGACCTCAACACCGGTCTGGGCAATTTCCGCGACGACAGCTTCGATGTGGTGGTCATGACCCTGGCCCTGCAAACCCTGCGCTATCCGCATCTGGTGATCGATGAGATGCTTCGGGTGGGCCGCGAATGCATCGTCACCTTCCCCAACTTCGGGCACTGGCGCAGCCGCTGGCACCTGAGCGGACGCGGTCGTATGCCGGTCAGCAAGTTTCTGCCATACGCCTGGTACGACACTCCCAACATCCACTTCTGCACAGTCAGGGATTTTGAGGTGCTCTGCGCCGAGCGCCATATCCGTATACTCAACAGCAGCGTCGTCAGCGGCGACAATACCCAGGGCGCGCTGGCTCAGCGCTTCCCGAATCTGCTGGGTGTCACCGCCGTTTACCACATCAGCAAATAA
- a CDS encoding diacylglycerol kinase — MSYKVVTWGTGNVGKYAIRAVLNHPELELVGHIVSSEAKSGQDAAQLAGLDQACGISASHDIDAVLDLQPDCVVYTAHSETRMMEAAEDQARCLRRGINVVASSLFMLQYPDNPDVAFIAEPIKAACTQGNATCFNNGIDPGFANDTMPLVFTGLSEHWSHIRMQEIINYATYEQENTIREVMGFGYPVDHDCVLFAPGMLSMGWGGSVRSVAAALGLEVERVYEVHERLPLEADTENAMGVFKKGTTGAMRFEVRAVVDGRDAIVLEHITRITDDIAPHWPTGKGYRVIIEGEPKMTVSMDMEDSNGDHAVGGVIQTATAIVNAIPGVVAHAPGMVAAYDLPKINGKGLYRPTE, encoded by the coding sequence ATGTCATATAAAGTCGTTACCTGGGGAACCGGCAATGTCGGTAAATACGCCATTCGCGCGGTACTCAATCACCCTGAGCTGGAGCTGGTTGGCCATATCGTCAGCAGTGAAGCCAAGTCCGGGCAAGACGCCGCTCAACTCGCGGGCCTAGACCAGGCATGCGGTATCAGCGCCAGTCACGACATCGACGCGGTGCTCGATCTACAGCCCGATTGCGTGGTCTACACCGCTCACTCCGAAACCCGCATGATGGAAGCGGCGGAAGATCAAGCACGCTGCCTGCGCCGCGGGATTAACGTCGTCGCCTCCTCGCTGTTTATGCTGCAGTATCCCGACAATCCGGATGTGGCCTTCATCGCGGAGCCCATAAAGGCCGCCTGCACCCAAGGAAACGCCACTTGCTTCAACAATGGTATCGATCCCGGTTTCGCGAACGACACCATGCCGCTGGTATTTACCGGGCTCAGCGAACACTGGTCCCACATTCGCATGCAGGAAATCATCAACTACGCCACCTATGAACAGGAAAATACCATCCGCGAAGTCATGGGCTTCGGCTATCCCGTCGATCACGATTGCGTACTGTTTGCACCCGGCATGCTCTCTATGGGTTGGGGCGGCTCTGTGCGGTCGGTTGCAGCCGCGCTAGGCCTGGAGGTTGAACGCGTTTACGAAGTCCACGAGCGCCTGCCGTTGGAGGCCGATACCGAAAATGCGATGGGCGTCTTCAAAAAAGGCACGACCGGCGCCATGCGTTTCGAAGTCAGGGCCGTCGTCGACGGCCGCGACGCTATCGTCCTTGAACACATCACGCGTATTACAGACGATATTGCTCCGCACTGGCCAACAGGAAAGGGCTACCGCGTCATCATCGAAGGCGAACCCAAGATGACGGTCAGTATGGATATGGAAGACAGCAATGGCGATCACGCGGTGGGCGGCGTGATTCAAACCGCTACCGCGATCGTCAACGCCATCCCCGGCGTCGTCGCACACGCACCGGGAATGGTTGCCGCCTACGACCTGCCAAAGATTAATGGTAAAGGGCTATACCGACCCACCGAGTAG
- a CDS encoding HopJ type III effector protein: protein MSEQALLQQLADGTADFADVISHIDTHYDFQPTAFRNGDTHNDAGTNNGSCKIFAFGKLKGLSPQQTLNAFGDYYRKDVLQNPEGSDHANIRNFIQHGWEGIDFEGKALTAR from the coding sequence ATGAGCGAGCAGGCCCTGCTGCAACAACTGGCCGACGGCACCGCTGACTTTGCCGATGTCATCAGCCATATTGATACTCACTACGACTTTCAGCCCACCGCCTTTCGCAATGGCGACACGCACAACGATGCCGGAACGAATAATGGCTCGTGCAAGATTTTCGCCTTTGGCAAACTGAAAGGCCTGAGCCCGCAGCAGACCCTGAATGCGTTCGGCGACTACTACCGTAAAGACGTTCTGCAAAACCCCGAAGGCAGTGATCACGCTAATATCCGCAACTTTATTCAACACGGCTGGGAAGGTATCGACTTCGAAGGCAAGGCGTTAACCGCCCGATAA